One Desulfurococcaceae archaeon genomic window carries:
- a CDS encoding tRNA (adenine-N1)-methyltransferase, with protein MEEKIREGIPVLLVIDEKRRFVFKVERGKILGTDKGYILHDQLIGIPYGSVIKTSLGAPALVLKPTVQDYFAGLKRITQVIYPKDAALMVYLSGIGPGSKAGEAGVGSGALSIAIASIIGDAGVLYGFDISDEALKHASENLEKAGLRHRVVLLKQDVRADLSVEPLDAFFLDIPDPWNAVASVSRVLKASAPLLVYVPTVNQVEKTVTALRESRLFGDIHAYELLLREYQVEPGAVRPKTKMIGHTGYIVFARKVLL; from the coding sequence ATGGAGGAGAAAATACGTGAAGGGATCCCCGTTCTCCTAGTAATAGACGAGAAGAGGAGGTTCGTTTTCAAGGTGGAAAGGGGGAAAATACTAGGCACGGATAAAGGTTACATCCTGCACGACCAGTTAATAGGAATCCCCTACGGCTCGGTAATCAAGACCAGTCTAGGCGCGCCGGCCCTAGTACTCAAGCCCACGGTACAGGACTACTTCGCGGGGCTTAAGAGAATTACGCAGGTCATATACCCCAAAGACGCCGCGCTCATGGTGTACCTCTCGGGAATAGGCCCGGGTAGCAAGGCGGGAGAGGCGGGTGTAGGGTCGGGCGCGCTCTCCATAGCGATAGCTTCCATCATCGGAGACGCCGGAGTACTCTACGGCTTCGATATCTCCGATGAAGCCCTCAAACACGCGTCAGAAAACCTCGAGAAGGCGGGTCTGCGTCACCGGGTTGTCCTGCTCAAGCAGGACGTGCGGGCAGACCTCAGCGTGGAGCCCCTTGACGCTTTTTTCCTAGACATACCCGATCCCTGGAACGCCGTCGCGAGCGTGAGTAGGGTGTTGAAGGCCTCGGCACCGCTACTGGTGTACGTGCCCACGGTTAACCAGGTTGAAAAGACCGTTACTGCGCTACGGGAAAGCAGGCTATTCGGAGACATTCACGCCTATGAGCTCCTACTAAGAGAGTACCAGGTAGAACCGGGAGCGGTCAGGCCGAAGACGAAAATGATCGGGCACACGGGTTACATCGTGTTCGCTAGAAAGGTACTCCTATAG
- a CDS encoding protein-lysine N-methyltransferase: protein MVLVPYVPTPYPVVRAMLKLANVGPEDIVYDLGCGDGRILIVAIKEFNAKRAIGIEIDREKYKLAASKAREEGVDDRVEILHGDFFNTYIGDATVITLFLLTSVNEMLRPKFERELRNGTRIVSHEFRIPGWKPERVVEVRDDNGLLHTIYLYVKGKHL, encoded by the coding sequence GTGGTCTTGGTACCATACGTACCCACGCCGTACCCCGTAGTTAGGGCCATGTTAAAGCTCGCAAACGTAGGTCCCGAAGACATAGTGTACGACCTTGGTTGCGGTGACGGCAGGATACTCATAGTTGCGATTAAGGAGTTTAACGCGAAGAGGGCTATCGGCATTGAAATAGACCGCGAGAAGTACAAGTTAGCGGCCTCTAAGGCGCGGGAAGAGGGGGTTGATGACCGCGTCGAAATACTGCACGGTGACTTCTTCAACACCTACATCGGGGACGCTACCGTAATAACGCTATTCCTACTGACATCCGTTAACGAGATGCTAAGACCTAAATTTGAACGCGAACTCCGCAACGGTACTAGGATAGTGAGCCACGAGTTCAGGATACCCGGGTGGAAGCCGGAGAGGGTAGTCGAAGTCAGAGATGACAACGGCCTCCTTCACACGATATACCTCTACGTGAAGGGTAAACACCTATAG
- a CDS encoding 30S ribosomal protein S26e encodes MPKKRESRGRRKGDKGSVERVPCDNCGALVPADKIVCVTRMYSPVPPGLAEELEKKGAVIMKYPVKRCYCVSCAIFYGIIKVRPEEERKPRQVFV; translated from the coding sequence TTGCCCAAGAAGAGGGAAAGTCGCGGACGTAGAAAAGGCGATAAGGGCTCCGTTGAAAGGGTGCCATGTGATAACTGCGGTGCGCTGGTGCCCGCAGATAAGATCGTCTGCGTCACGAGGATGTACAGCCCGGTTCCACCCGGCCTCGCGGAAGAGCTCGAAAAGAAGGGGGCCGTAATAATGAAGTACCCCGTGAAGAGGTGCTACTGCGTATCCTGCGCGATATTCTACGGAATAATCAAAGTAAGGCCTGAAGAGGAGAGAAAGCCTAGGCAGGTATTTGTTTAA
- a CDS encoding ribbon-helix-helix domain-containing protein produces MVKGMFVRPRLRLVTVKMPEIYLEGIDELIKIGRYKNRSEVIRVAIRELLRRELWIREAELS; encoded by the coding sequence ATGGTGAAAGGCATGTTCGTGAGGCCGAGACTAAGGCTCGTAACTGTTAAAATGCCGGAGATATACCTTGAGGGCATAGACGAGCTGATCAAGATAGGTAGGTACAAGAACAGGAGCGAGGTCATCAGGGTGGCCATAAGGGAGCTGTTAAGGCGAGAACTGTGGATTAGAGAAGCAGAATTGAGCTAA
- a CDS encoding DNA-binding protein: MNVLVIPIKPVFAYRIFTGRKKYDLRKLSKNGVPVKTGDRAVLYVTGSVKAFMGEYTVGNVIVGTPEYIVKTLLRSPGSGVGEEDFNYIKGAERALAMEVLMPVVYRKPVDMRDVLRIFPDYRPPLGIQKLDEYEPVVVLVFNKARGLTAQPRA; encoded by the coding sequence ATGAACGTGCTGGTCATCCCGATAAAGCCTGTGTTCGCGTACAGAATATTCACCGGCAGGAAGAAGTATGACCTCAGGAAGCTCTCGAAGAACGGCGTCCCCGTTAAGACGGGCGATAGGGCCGTGCTATACGTGACAGGCAGTGTGAAGGCGTTCATGGGGGAGTACACCGTGGGAAACGTCATTGTCGGCACGCCGGAGTACATCGTTAAGACGCTACTGAGAAGCCCTGGTAGCGGCGTGGGTGAAGAGGACTTCAACTACATTAAGGGCGCTGAACGGGCTCTGGCGATGGAGGTGCTGATGCCCGTGGTCTACAGGAAGCCCGTTGACATGAGAGATGTCCTTAGGATATTCCCGGACTACCGCCCCCCGCTTGGAATCCAAAAACTCGACGAGTATGAACCGGTAGTGGTGCTCGTATTCAACAAGGCGAGAGGCTTAACCGCGCAGCCACGGGCTTAG